A region from the Luteolibacter flavescens genome encodes:
- a CDS encoding Amuc_1098 family type IV pilus outer membrane protein, with the protein MTTKLVSRAGLLAMAPATCLLLAQPVLAQSSSSMAQAELQRRANNATEAQELLSKGDESYKAGKWADAVAAYAGARDLLPDAPATAALRKATTERLVQASVEQARLQRRKGDVSGAKATVDKVLAESVAPDSAMALEMRAQLEDPIRTNPAATKEFTQDVEEVRLLLYKAEGFYNLGDYDQAHRVYEEILRVDPYNKAARRGMEQVAQNKADYSRAAYDHARADMLGQVDEAWQLRVTPGDVAPEDLIPGGGSADAPILLSNKLERIILPSVDFVDVSILEAFDFLRARSVELDNLELDPAKRGINFVLDFGTGEAAAKINATKLNLQLRNVPMSEVVKHVCSITQTVSVPQDYAIAIRPIGADTTDMITRSFRVQPDFLTSGAASVGGNASPENDPFGENNAGEGLLVRRMSAEEILKQQGVEFPQGASANFNAGESMLTVRNTSANIALVEQIAHALAGEEPAMVVVEVRMLKTEERVLKELGFDWLLGEFSLGGTGLTPGVAAGHISGGAYNPANFSDIAMAAGVTERLGLTAGNRSGDEAIGIDGIDSLILQQQQGFARGKARAPGLLWANGTLNDTNLTMLMRGLDQKKNVDLVVAPSTTSRSGQQSTIEVIREFIYPTEYEPPELPNSIGGNNPPLDFETGDLLGTSAQSFPVTPATPTSFDMKKVGVILDVLPTVSEDRHYVDVALKPSVTDFNGFVNYGTPITSAGVDALGNPSTTVVTPNEILMPVFSVMKTETNLTVADGATLVIGGMLQERVQKVEDKVPLLGDIPIAGRFFRTEASAPVRTAVVFFVTVKVVDATGRSFSSR; encoded by the coding sequence ACAGGAACTGCTCAGCAAGGGCGACGAATCCTACAAAGCCGGCAAGTGGGCCGACGCCGTGGCTGCCTATGCGGGAGCCCGCGATCTCCTGCCCGACGCCCCGGCCACCGCAGCCCTGCGGAAAGCCACGACCGAGCGACTGGTCCAGGCGTCCGTGGAGCAGGCCCGACTCCAGCGCCGCAAGGGCGACGTGAGCGGCGCGAAGGCGACGGTGGACAAGGTGCTCGCCGAGTCCGTGGCCCCGGACAGCGCGATGGCGCTGGAAATGCGTGCCCAACTCGAGGATCCGATCCGCACGAATCCGGCTGCGACGAAGGAATTCACTCAGGACGTCGAGGAAGTCCGCCTGCTGCTTTACAAGGCGGAGGGCTTTTACAATCTCGGCGACTACGATCAGGCACACCGTGTCTATGAGGAGATCCTGCGCGTGGATCCCTACAACAAGGCCGCCCGCCGCGGCATGGAGCAGGTCGCCCAGAACAAGGCCGACTACTCCCGCGCCGCCTATGACCACGCCCGCGCCGACATGCTCGGCCAGGTGGATGAGGCATGGCAGCTCCGCGTGACTCCCGGCGACGTGGCTCCCGAGGACCTGATCCCCGGTGGCGGCTCCGCGGACGCCCCCATCCTGCTTTCGAACAAGCTGGAGCGCATCATTCTCCCGTCCGTGGACTTCGTGGATGTGAGCATACTGGAAGCCTTCGATTTCCTGCGGGCCCGGTCCGTGGAGCTCGATAACCTGGAGCTCGATCCGGCGAAGCGCGGCATCAATTTCGTGCTCGATTTCGGCACAGGCGAAGCCGCCGCCAAGATCAATGCCACGAAGCTCAACCTGCAGCTCAGGAACGTGCCGATGTCCGAGGTGGTGAAGCACGTCTGCAGCATCACGCAGACGGTCTCCGTGCCACAGGACTATGCCATCGCCATCCGCCCGATCGGCGCGGACACGACGGACATGATCACCCGGAGCTTCCGGGTGCAGCCGGACTTCCTCACCAGCGGTGCCGCCTCCGTGGGGGGCAATGCTTCGCCGGAAAACGACCCCTTCGGCGAGAACAATGCCGGCGAGGGCCTGCTGGTCCGCCGCATGAGCGCGGAGGAAATCCTGAAGCAGCAGGGTGTGGAATTCCCGCAGGGAGCCTCCGCCAATTTCAATGCGGGCGAGAGCATGCTCACGGTCCGCAATACCTCCGCGAATATCGCGCTGGTCGAGCAGATCGCCCACGCGCTGGCAGGCGAGGAGCCTGCGATGGTGGTCGTGGAAGTCCGCATGCTGAAGACCGAGGAGCGGGTCCTCAAGGAACTCGGCTTCGACTGGTTGCTTGGCGAGTTCTCGCTCGGCGGCACCGGCCTGACTCCAGGTGTCGCGGCGGGCCACATCTCCGGCGGTGCTTACAATCCCGCGAATTTCTCGGACATCGCTATGGCTGCCGGTGTGACCGAGCGCCTCGGCCTTACCGCGGGAAATCGCAGCGGTGACGAGGCGATCGGAATCGATGGCATCGACTCGCTCATCCTGCAGCAGCAGCAGGGCTTCGCCCGTGGCAAGGCCCGCGCGCCGGGCCTCCTGTGGGCGAATGGCACGCTGAACGACACGAATCTCACGATGCTGATGCGTGGGCTCGACCAGAAGAAAAACGTCGATCTGGTCGTCGCGCCGTCCACCACCTCCCGCAGCGGACAGCAATCGACCATCGAGGTCATCCGCGAATTCATCTACCCGACGGAGTACGAGCCCCCGGAACTGCCGAACAGCATCGGCGGCAACAATCCGCCGCTCGACTTCGAGACGGGCGACCTTCTCGGTACCAGCGCCCAGAGCTTCCCGGTCACTCCGGCCACTCCGACCAGCTTCGACATGAAGAAGGTGGGCGTGATCCTCGACGTGCTGCCCACGGTCAGCGAGGACCGCCACTACGTGGACGTTGCGCTGAAGCCGAGTGTCACGGATTTCAATGGCTTCGTGAACTACGGCACGCCGATCACCTCGGCTGGTGTCGATGCCCTGGGCAATCCGAGCACCACGGTGGTGACGCCGAATGAGATCCTCATGCCGGTCTTCTCCGTGATGAAAACGGAGACGAATCTCACCGTGGCCGATGGTGCCACGCTGGTCATCGGCGGCATGCTCCAGGAGCGCGTCCAGAAGGTGGAGGACAAGGTGCCGCTGCTCGGGGACATCCCGATCGCCGGACGCTTCTTCCGCACCGAGGCATCTGCGCCTGTCCGGACCGCTGTCGTGTTCTTCGTGACGGTGAAAGTGGTCGATGCCACGGGCCGTTCCTTCAGCAGTCGTTGA
- a CDS encoding 3-keto-disaccharide hydrolase, producing the protein MKLTSLIASALLALPLCQAAEPGFTDLFNGKDLTGWKRVNGSGEYRIEDSQIVGFGENVKSNTFLRTEKTYKDFDFRFEMKFDDLTGNSGMMFRGLQKPGTDGRVYGYQCEHDQDKKRAWTAGLYDEARRAWLAPYRNDDKKKTFTEAESKAQEQARKDFTTQGQKVMKWDDWNEIRIVCKGKHIQIWLNGEERVNYTDDAPEFTPEGFFALQVHSGKSCKVRWRNLRIKEL; encoded by the coding sequence ATGAAACTGACTTCCCTCATCGCGTCCGCCCTGCTGGCGCTGCCCCTGTGCCAGGCCGCCGAGCCGGGCTTCACCGATCTTTTCAACGGCAAGGACCTGACCGGCTGGAAGCGGGTGAATGGCAGCGGCGAATACAGGATCGAGGACAGCCAGATCGTCGGCTTCGGCGAGAACGTGAAGTCGAACACCTTCCTGCGCACGGAGAAGACCTACAAGGACTTCGACTTCCGCTTTGAGATGAAATTCGACGATCTCACGGGGAACTCCGGGATGATGTTCCGCGGCCTGCAAAAGCCCGGCACCGACGGCCGCGTCTATGGCTACCAGTGCGAGCACGACCAGGACAAGAAGCGTGCCTGGACCGCCGGTCTCTACGACGAGGCCCGCCGCGCCTGGCTCGCTCCCTACCGGAACGACGACAAGAAGAAGACCTTCACCGAGGCGGAGTCAAAGGCCCAAGAGCAGGCCCGCAAGGACTTCACCACCCAAGGACAAAAGGTGATGAAGTGGGACGACTGGAACGAGATCCGCATCGTCTGCAAGGGCAAGCACATCCAGATCTGGCTGAATGGCGAGGAGCGCGTGAACTATACGGACGACGCCCCGGAATTCACCCCCGAAGGCTTCTTCGCCCTGCAGGTGCACAGCGGCAAATCCTGCAAGGTCCGCTGGCGGAATCTCCGCATCAAGGAACTCTGA
- a CDS encoding HNH endonuclease, producing MAGHLDHPVLVLNRFWQPVHTCSVRRALKLLFLGHAQVVQTEGDERFRTHDLGSWIEHSSADLIDEVIHTVRLALRVPKIIVLALYEKLPRLEVRFTRRNVFLRDKHTCQYCAKVFSECDLNLDHVMPRDKGGRTTWENIVTSCIRCNTRKANKLTHEANMHPLRKPAAPRWRPMFGLRENPATHESWAHFIDPDPSSVRLSA from the coding sequence ATGGCTGGCCATCTTGACCATCCCGTCCTCGTCCTCAACCGGTTTTGGCAGCCGGTGCACACCTGCTCCGTCCGCCGCGCGCTCAAGCTCCTGTTCCTGGGGCACGCCCAGGTGGTGCAGACCGAGGGCGATGAACGATTCCGGACCCACGACCTCGGGTCGTGGATCGAGCACTCGTCGGCGGATCTCATCGACGAGGTGATCCACACCGTCCGCCTCGCCCTGCGCGTGCCGAAGATCATCGTGCTGGCGCTCTACGAGAAGCTGCCACGGCTGGAGGTGCGCTTCACCCGGCGGAATGTCTTCCTGCGCGACAAGCACACCTGCCAGTACTGCGCGAAGGTCTTCAGCGAGTGCGACCTGAATCTCGACCACGTGATGCCGCGCGACAAGGGCGGCCGCACCACCTGGGAAAACATCGTCACCTCCTGCATCCGCTGCAACACGCGCAAGGCGAACAAGCTGACGCACGAGGCGAACATGCACCCGCTCCGCAAGCCAGCCGCCCCCCGCTGGCGCCCCATGTTCGGCCTCCGCGAAAACCCCGCCACCCACGAAAGCTGGGCCCACTTCATCGACCCCGATCCGTCGTCGGTGAGGCTGTCGGCGTGA